In Malus sylvestris chromosome 2, drMalSylv7.2, whole genome shotgun sequence, the genomic stretch GGCTACAATTCACATATCTTACAATTTAGTTTAACGTGATCGCACAAACCTGTTGAAGTGGATAGGCATTTATCAAGAAGAAGTGGAAGGGACATATTAGTCAACTTCTATATACGAAGATTGAAGATCAACTAATAGATATCTTGACTAAGGCTGCATCAAGTAAGGTATTCCAATACTAACTTAACAAGTTGGGTATGAGCGATATCTATGCAACAACTTGAGATGAAATGTTTTCATGAGCCCAATTTAAAATAGGAGTAATTATATTCTTTATATTTATTTCCTTgtagaattttatttatttttgtaaatagGTTAAGAGTTATTGTTTCTTTGTCCTACAAGGAttgtatttttataaaatattcgCCTCCACATGgagatataaaacaaaaaatattctcATAAACCCTAGGCTCCTATTTTAACACTTACAAGCTCCATGCCCAGATTATtaaggatgatgatgatgatgaattacttaaagaaatgaagaaagttggagtttcactataaaaccaattggcaatatagagtagcccaattacttataagcacatgcagtgtctctccttttctcgaTGTGGGATTTATACTCTCAACGCACCCCCTCACatgtggcaaattttcaagcctaacctactctgataccatgaagaaagttggagtttcactataaaatcaattagcAATATGAAGAGAGgctcaattacttataagcacatgcaaaaaTTTTCCTTTCCCTGTGGGATTCTTACTCTCAACATGATCCTACCCTCTATCAAAGCATAGTTGGAGCGCAAATAGGACTTTACTAGGCCTAATATTTCATATATTGTGAACACATTCTAAATATATTGGCTCGTTCAGAAGTGCTTTAAATgaataaaagcacttttagagaaaatatttttaggtccTAGAATCACTTCAATTGTTTTTTCAAGATtaacttgtatttttactaaggactcgtttcaaaaaacattttcaccaaaagcgcttccagccattttaaaagcacttccaaacgacTGCAACAATTAAGTACTATAAGGAACCTTGAAGACTTGAGTTACGTATAACTCAGAATTATTGTAAGCTAGAGGTCTAATGTTTGACGCATAGTAAGTACGATACCTAATTATTACAATTGACCTAAATGTGGCTTAGCTCAAACTTCCTTCCCTCCACCACCCACCCTACCTTATCCTCACTTAACGTGAATTATCAAACATGAATGCTCTTAATCACTTGAGTTACAAATCTTTTCCACTAGCTACAATAATTGATGCGCACTAATGAAgaacaaacaaagaaacaaaaggaacAAAATCCGCATATGGAGTATACTACAGAATATATTCTTCTTAGTCAACTGATTTGATTCTGATTAGTACGAAAATTACTTTATGTTACAAAGTATGAAggggaaaaaaaattgtatgtcTTTTCTCTCATGAACAAACAAAGAACATTACGACTTAAAGACACGACACAATATTTCAGGGCCAAAACGTAGGGTCTATCCACATAAAGCAAGATGCGATATACACGGTCTACAATCCCAACATTGCCTCCATTGAGGACCAATTTGGAGGTGTATATACTTTTCCTCGAACCCTTTCAACGACATTAACACTTCGTGCCTTGCATGTGGaccattgtttttttctttcccagCAATATTGTCCTCAGACTTCACTTGATCGAATTAGACCCTGACGAAGAACACACTGAGCTCAGGGCCATTGTTCCCATCCGGATTCATCATATAATATGTCTCCGAATCCCTAGACCCAACAACACGTTCGAACTGTGCTCTCATGTACATTAGGTCACCATCTGGCAACTCAGTTTCATTTGGTAGCACCCCAGCTCCCATGGACACTGCATGCAACACTTGCATCACACTCAAGTCATCCTCCGTCGGCTCCCTTCTAACTCCGTACCCTGATTTCTTCCCATTGCAATATAACACCCATATCGGCTCATCAACGACCTTCGTCTTCTGGCCCGGTTTCTTTTCGCACTCTAGGGCTATTCTAACAAGCCCCATTCCCATATCTTGGAGGAGCTTTCCTGTGGGTATCCCAAGCTCAAGGACAAGCATGGGAAGACATCTAGGGCTTTCCTGGATAACGAGGTTAACCCTAGCTTTACGGCACCCAAATAGGGTTCCAGTCATCCGTGTCCCTCCGTGGAGGTGTCCATCTCCAATACGGTTTCCGTGGAGTGAAACAGGAATCTTGCATGAAGGAGATATGATTGGAAATGACCGGAAAACAGCACGAAAGCGCCGGAATAGTTTTGTAGGTTTTGATGGACCTTTTTTCGTGGATGGTTGGAGGGAGATAGGCGGAGGTGTATTCATAGTTGGTGTAGTTGGTTTGGGGTTTTCAGACCGTGGCGACGACGCTGGTAGCAGTGGCGGTGGCGGCTGTGTTTCCGCTGCTGCCATAAGAAAAACTGGTGGTAGGTGGAGCTGGAGACGGCAATGCTTGAGAGATGACTTTGGTGAGAGCTTGGTTGTGGAAATGAGCTAGGGTGTATAAGAAGAGGAGTTTtaagtttgtgattttgtgGTGTGCACGTTGCGAGTATTGTTGAATAGTTTAACAGGGAATTAAGGATATGGATTGTTTTATTCGTTGTTTATGGATGGTTAGGCTTTTAGTTTGGTGGTTTAGCTAAAGATAGATAActattgttttatgtttttaaaggaaaacaagCTAGTGATCAAGCTATGACAATTTGCGTACATCTCGAAGGCTGGAAAGACTCACAGGTGGAAACCTTTAGCACTAGGCATTGTGTATATAAAAGATAGCAATAAGCAAAGTCTAAGTAACCATATCCATAACAGAATCGATCGAATAGGTTGAGAGTGGTGTTCGATCATTCATGTCAATTATCATTTTTCTCAATATTTGTACTCAAGGTATTTACAAGTCGTTTACGAAATGATGAACTTATCATTAAAGCTTTCACATAAAAATTGGGTGGAGAAATGGACATAAGGTGGGAAATAAAGTGACACATTTTGACAATAGAAGGAAATCAAACGATAACTGAAATCCACGAGAAACCATAAAAGACCTCTCAAAGTTTAAgattgaaaaaagaaagatacCAACCCTAGCACCGCACAAACGATGGTTTCATAGTCTACCTTCACCCTAATCTTGCTAGGAATCACAATTGAAAGCAAATTACGAAACATCCTGAAAACTTTAAATCCGAATTTAACATAGGAAACGAAGAATTTTGGTCTAAATCAGATTGAGTTGCACTCGTGACGCGATACGGCGAGTCATAGAGCCAAATCAGAGTTTGGAGTCCAAATCTACATTGTAAGGACTTTGTTACTGAATTTGCGTTTGCCGGGTTGGTTTTGGATGCATACTGCCACCTTGTTCTACATCACAGAAGCACTCTTTAATTTTCTACAGAAGTACTTATTTACTGATCAACTTGATAAGTAAGTATTCTTAATTAAAAGAAGAACATTGATCATCATTCCTTTCAAATTTGAAAGGCCCTATTATATGAAGGTACTGTTCAAAACGAATTTTATACAAATTGTAACACCAATACAACGTTTTTTTTCCTATATGATTAACGTAAAATTTCTGCTTTTAATTCTTCTTTCATTTTAAATTGTCACGCAATATTTGAAGGGTAAGCTAATCAGCCGTCCGGTACTGCTGTTGACTTTTGTTCTTGTCAGTTGACTATGAAGATATATTTTACTTTAGGTTTCTTTTCTCGTCTAGCTTACTTTTTTcataatgttaaaaaaaaaaaatggataacTGGTAACAAACCACGGTTATCCACTATTTCAACCTCAGTTGACTATAAAGATATATTTTACTTTAGGTTTCTTTTCTCGTTTAGCTAACCTTTTTCATAATCCACCATTTCAACCTCAGTTGACTATGAAGATATATTTTACTTTAGGTTTCTTTTCTCGTTTAGCTAACCTTTTTCataatgtttaaaaaaaatggataaCTGGTGACAAACCAAGGTTATCCACCATTTCAACCTCACCTGACCACAAGTCTGACTTCCATACCAACAGTAGGTTTCGAACTCAAGATCTCCCGCTTTTAATTTAAAGGAAGCCTCGCaatccgtcatttatcattgaGCTACCAGCTTGTGATTACCTTTTTAATAATGTCTGGTTCAATGAATATATTGTCTTACTCAATTCCAGATGTTGAATATACTGTTTAATGTATTTCAAAAGATATCCGCAAGATGATAATGTCAGGTAGCTCGAGAACGGCAGTTTTTTGAGTTGTCGCACAACAAgtctaaggttttttttttttttttttttggggacaAATGTGACTTCATTAACAACCCAACAACTATACAAAATAGGAGGCTGAATTACAAGTccagcaaaaaataaaaataaggccTCCAAGctaaacaaagcccaaacagaGAATTGGGCCCAAAcaggaaaacaaaaaaaggacaACAAGCCAAAGCAGCCTGCACCACAACCGCCATCGATCGGAATCCACCATCGTGCACCTCCATCCCCGGCAAATATCAGAGATATAGCCAACCGATGTCCCATAAGTGGTGGAAAAGAGAGCTTCAACCTGCCTCCATTAAGCACCAAATAGATCTGAGCCACATATTAAAGGAAACCAGAGGGAAGGAGATCCCACCAGTAACAATGCCAATAAGGGCATACACATGGAAGGTGGTTGTGTTTCCACCGAAGCTGGAGCTATACGCACCTTCCGAGAGGTCGGGACAAGTCGCGTGAAGAAAAATGGCCTGCAGAGCCCAAATTGAGTAAGACAGAGGAAGGACAAAAGCAAGGTTTGTTGGATAGGATGGTGAAGGAAGAGAAATAAGGATGTGAATGGGAAATTGAGTTTGGAAGAAGAGGGGATCAGAGCTAGGAGTGCAGGTAAATTGGGCCGAAACAACGGGGACAAAACACAGGCCAACGAGCAtgcagaaaataaaagaaggaaaagagaaGCGGGAGACAGCCACCGACCCTGGACACAGCCAGGGCCGACTACGGAAGAGGGAGGAagcaattaaaaataaactctCACAAGGGGAGAAAGAACTCTCACGAAAGGAAAGAAGGAACTCTCACGAAGAGGAAAGTTGAAAATCAAGTCTGGTACACTTTGAGATATGAGAAAATGCGTGGCTCATTATTGGATtagtttggaagtgcttttaaaatggctaAGACTGTTTTAagggaaaatatttttggaattaattcttagtaaaaacgCAAGTGaattctgaaagaaaaaaaaaacacttaagtgCTTCTAAATGATTGAAAGTGTTTTatgtgaaaatgtttttttaactaattcttagtaaaaacaCAAATGCATCCTAGGaaaacacttcaagtgcttttgaaacccaaaatcatgttctctaaaaacactttcaatcattctaaaagcacttctaaatAAATCTATAAAAAGCATCAAAGCTTTTTGAGATatgacaaaataatatacaGCTTATATGTGGATGGTCAACTAAACTCAACATCTATTAATATGTAGTCAAGTTAGAGTAATATCGGTGATTTTTATGGTGGATCATGCTGAGTCTAAAATCAATTGTTGTTTTGATTGAATCGAGTCTACTTCTCATTGTCATTACTAGTATGAAGTAATGCACTATGAGAAGACATTACTATGAGAAGATAGGGCATGGGAGGAACTTGAGCAAATGTAAATGTGTGGAGTAAGGAAACTTGGTAAATTATGgatgaagaaaaatgaggatcaGGGTGAAGAAAATGTCTTATAAATTTACTTTAGAATAATTGGAGGGCATGTCGAGGAGCATAAACTATAAACTATAAAGTCAAAGTTGACAAATTGAATCATTTGATAGGTCTTCTGCCTCCTCTTCATCTGCAATTGTTTATGTTCTTAATCGTTTACTTCCCCATAGCCAAGTCCTAAACTAGTTTAAACTACACTGCGCCCCCCAAATCAAAGAATTAAGGTAAGAACATGGCATTGGGCTAGAGATCCAAGCTCACAGTTCAATGTCAATCTTTGTGCCAACATTATAACATCACATCGATTTCCAATAAAAATTGGGATGGGTTTCTCTACCGATTTCTATTGAGAATCGGGGCCATCGCAGGCGGTGCGAACATAGGGCGGGGGAGGATAGGGAGAGGAGGTCGAGTCGGTCACTACAcaagtagggatgggcaaatattCATTTGTTATGGGTAACCGGTTACccacccatttaaattaaattgttacggttatgggtaaccgtttagataaataaacagtTATAGATACAACCGTTTACCcacgaaatttaaatggacggttatgggtattaaccgcagttataaacgggtaaccgtttacccatttattttatatatgtaaaactaacacaaactaTGTTCTCGATCTAATAATAATTAGCatccaataaattagcaagaaaTTCATCagtcattctctcaataacattGCTACacgaatgatgattctcatcatcaagaaattcatcaaattaatttaaattccttgcgggtaaccgtgaaattgacagaaatgttttttaaacaatttttgtaacccaataatattTGGCAAATATTATACTTACCTTCATttgtaacagttaaaaatatcgtctgtAAACTATTAtgtcaattattggaatggtataaggacttaaaaaattaaaatacgaaaatgtatgatgaatgtaactataacggtgtttaattgtcaaaaaacaaaaaattatgacaaatttttttttttaattttcaagttgttaaaaaagaTGTAGCCGGTGAAAaaagggtaatggtaaaaaaaaagataaacgggttaaaaatgaTTACGGTTAAATGAGTATgcggttatggatatggttaaccgtttataaacagttatgggtatgagtataaccgtttagacaaTTACCCAACAGGTAAACGATTATAcgggtatgaacataaacggttatTGTTAAATAACCGCGAttacccgcccgccataaccgttgcccatccctatacGCAAGTTACAACACACCCACAAAATAAAAGCTTGCATAACCGTTTGAAATTAAAGAAACTGAAACATGATGTCGAAAGCGAAATAGAGATTTATAGTGATACGAATCCCAGACACTAGAGACCACAAATGTAACTTGCCATATAATTAATCCAAACAAGTTACAGCACACACTTGAGGATGCATGTAAAGTCTTCTGAATATAACACACCATAGCGTATAACTAGAACGAGCCTTCAGTAGGAAAGCGTAAATTCGTGTCTATGACGAGGTACTGAATTAAATTCGCTCATTCACATGTCAATCAAAACTGAGCAGAACAGAGATATATCAAATCTTTGAACATTGCACACTAACTAGACGGGATTTGTATATACAAGAGAAGTAACAAACGTTCTCAAAGCAATTCGAGCAAAGTTCTTTGACCACAAACCTTTGCCATATATGCCGTCGAATAGCCTTTTAGAACCCAGTTGTAGACTCGAACTCCCTCATTGGAGCTTTTTGCTTCCCACCAGCATTACATGACGAGAAACTGATGTGCATGTCATCATCTGTCGCCACATCCATGTTTATTTCACCTAGTGTTGGAACTTCAGCATCTTGTGGTACAAGTGAGTGGATATGTGAATGAGAGATTTGTGGCCGGTAAGCATCGTCAGCTTGTTGCCCAGTCGCTCCAGTGACTTCTTGTTTGGAGTCTAACGATGCGCCTCCAGAAAGGTCCTGTGCATTAAAGTCCATCTCATTAAACATGAGGTTTGCGATGGCTCTGTCAATGGCGTTCGTCTCTGATTCCGTCCCTTTATTGCTCCCTGACCTGAAtatgaaatttattttttggtcaataAGAGCTTGAGAGACAATAACCATGATAAGGACACAGCAAAAACACTAAAAACTAAACTACATTAACAAACTGAACTACAAGCTAATGTATAGAACACTCATCACACTAGGATTCAATGCCCCACCAGCGCCCAACGCCCAGTTTGGTATGTACATTGCAACTACAAGCCAATGTAGGAACACCTTAAGAGTACTTCAAAGCAGTACTAGGGCAAATATGAAAATTTCATATTTGGAGAATGAAGTAGTTTTTCACTACTGAGTAACATAAAAATGGTATCCTCCCCTGCCAAAAGAAGCATCTCTGGCAATTATTGCAATCAAGAGATTTCAGGGCTGTCAAATTTAACTCTCGGGCAGAGATAGAACTTTAACATTGTCAGAAATGAACACCCGAAAGGGAATCATATAAATAGTTTACCACAATCACCCTATCACCAACATGAAACCTGTGGCATTTAATTTGACCATCACAATTCAGCACGGCCAGTTTTCTAACATGAAATGGACAAAATAATATTCTAACGAGACAGAAGTAATGTATCAAGTATTACAAAATATACCTTACTGTTTCATCCTGGGCTGTCCATGATGAGGGTTTTTCATTTTCCATTGCTTCATCTCCATCTTGGCTCTGTGTAGTGTGATTTCCGTTTGAGTTGTTTGCAAGACGATACAAGGAATCTCGAAAGCAAATTCGGGTCTTCTCATTCAACTGATCATCCAAATAACAGGGTAAGGTTCCATAACAAAAAATGAATGTGATGGATGTGCTTTACAACATGTGCATTATTCTTCCTTTGAAGTCTAAGTTTACCTGTTTCATCACCATTTCCAGTTCATGTAATACAGACTCTTCAACTGATGACTCCTCACCAACAAGTCCATTCCTGTTGCTTTGCTCGGGTGGGGCAAAAACTCTTGCTGTCTGTACCATAAACAAAACTACATTAATAAGGTACTACTGGTCAAGAAAACTAGTACCGCAGAAATATACAAATTAGTACGTAAAACTCAAGATGCTAAAACAAATCAACTGCAATAACAGATGCGAGAAACGTTCAGAAGGAGTTCTgtttcaaaaattaaattaaattttatagagTTGTTGAAACCAAGGAAAATAAGAAGGTacaaaatcccaaaaaacaGGATAGTATTCAATAAAAACAGATAACACATAACAGCACCTGGAACATTGCCATAAAATTGTGTCAAAACACCTAAAGCATGAACAATGATCTTTTATAGATTGTAGTGTTACTTGTCTTACAGAGTAACTACAAGGCCACAACACAGATCAGATTGAGgccatcaaaattttcaagttatcATATCATAGTTCATTCAAGTTATCATATCGTagtttaatgaaatttttcCCCGAAGATGAAGTtcttaataaaattattaaacaaaGTCTGCATCCACGTACGTAGCCAGAAAAATCCGACTTTTAATAAAATCGGGACTTTTATGTTTCTAAGACTACATACAGACCATCTTACACTCTGGAAACTGCAAAGAATTATGCATTTCCTgttaacgaaaaaaaaaacagattttCAGTTGCAACTAAGTTATACGCAATACATAACTAATAACCACTTAAACACTTCAACATACAGATGCATGCAGATTGTTAGTAAGCATTTTTTTTAAGACTGCTGTCCCCAGGATCCGAACAGGGCAAGCTAATGGTTCAAAAAATATATTACCTTTATTGGAAGAAAATTTTTGTTCTCCGAGTTGCACTGATTAAACTGTGAAGTAGTGGCAACCCGTTTATCAGAACCCACAGTTGGTGAAAATGCATGAGTCTGAAGATACATTGAATTTCCTGCACTGCGCACACCACTCGAGATACTTGGTGCTTCCAAACTCGTGCTTGTCGAGATACTATCAGTGGGTAACATGCCATTGGAATCAGAACAAAAAGAGAATGATTTGTGTGCGTTTTCTGCCCCAGGAAGATCGTCAAGTAAGGAACTCCTGCATGAAGGGGAAATCAGATGTTAAGAAACAAGGATATTGAATGGCTGTAGTGCATCAGCAATGATAAAATTTTAGGGTCTAAAATAGgtctaaaagaaaattaagaccTTCCAAGAATGGTGTTAGAAAAACAGTTTGAATTTTATGCCTCTAAATTATTCAGTATCATGCAGCCGAATAGCCGATGCCATCTTTCGTACTGGCACAAACCCCCAAGATAAAATAGTGCAGAATATGACATGAAAACACAATGGAGCAATTCAATTTCCATTGGATTTCCTATGATGCCATACTTGATTATGACAAATGAAGGCAGTTAAGAAACTACATCAAGAATCTTAATCCCAGAGGTTACGCTTGTACAGGAAAATGTCATCCATCTGTTCGAGTCCGGCTAGGTCTTCAGGTTGATTATTAGCCCGATTGTATGAAAGAGTGGTCTGCTGAAGAGAGGCCTCGGACAATCCTTCACATGCACTTGAACTGCTCGACGGATCTTTTTCATTAGCAGAAGTTTCCATCTCGACTTCACCAAACAAACTGTTACCACTAAAGTTGGACTCTTTGTTGAATTGTGGATACGTTGAAAAGCATTTATTAGTCGACTGAAAATATTCAGATGGACTTATTCCCCATCTTGACCAACTGTCCGGTGATGGAAGCCTATCCAATTGTCCATCATTTGGAACAACAAGATCATCAACGCCGTAATACCAATCCATGAGACTTATCCTGAAATAATCACAACAGGTAATTCTGATTTTCAGAttttgataacttatttgtatcaGGACAAGTCAACAAATAAGGGGAAGAAATCCTATATCCCCTTCATGTCGGTTCTCCACTCTAATTATGCACTTCAAGTCTTATACAGTTAGATTACAAAGCAACAAAATTTCATCTATTCTTTAAACGCCCTACATCCTCAATTTTCTTGTAAGCAAACAGAGATCTAGACGTCTTGTTTGGTGCTTAGgataggattggattggattggataatCATAAAATTGAAGGTTCTTCTACATGAACAGCATGACCAAATTAGCAAGAGCTCAAATCAAGTTTCCAGATCTGCTTTAGTACAAAACAGGTAAACCAGAAGCATGACAAAaacacacaatttttttttttaatttcacatccaagtaattaattattaaaccatTTAACTTCACAATTTCTTTGATTTCCAGTACTGACTGCATCCAATATATCTCTAAAATTGCTTAAAATTCAGAATTTCATTTCTTTCCTACACTTGCACAGCATCTGAACCATCCAGAACTCATCAAACCAAGTAAAAGTGAAAATTGAAGCCACTTTATCAACTATCATCAAACAATATCATAACAGCAGTGAATAGCAAGGTCAATCCAATACATCAAacataaaaatcacaaaaaaaaaaaaaaaaaaacccaagatTTAACACAAGTGACATAAATCAAAGTGAAGAGAAAACATACCTTTTGATTGACGATTTGGGAAATTGAACGGGACCCAGTTTGTGATTCAGAGATTCAAGCTAGGCCAGATGAAGAAATCGATttcgaaaattgaaaattcagaTGGGTTTATTTGGGATTTGG encodes the following:
- the LOC126586653 gene encoding protein MIZU-KUSSEI 1-like; the encoded protein is MAAAETQPPPPLLPASSPRSENPKPTTPTMNTPPPISLQPSTKKGPSKPTKLFRRFRAVFRSFPIISPSCKIPVSLHGNRIGDGHLHGGTRMTGTLFGCRKARVNLVIQESPRCLPMLVLELGIPTGKLLQDMGMGLVRIALECEKKPGQKTKVVDEPIWVLYCNGKKSGYGVRREPTEDDLSVMQVLHAVSMGAGVLPNETELPDGDLMYMRAQFERVVGSRDSETYYMMNPDGNNGPELSVFFVRV
- the LOC126586630 gene encoding protein LNK3-like — translated: MDWYYGVDDLVVPNDGQLDRLPSPDSWSRWGISPSEYFQSTNKCFSTYPQFNKESNFSGNSLFGEVEMETSANEKDPSSSSSACEGLSEASLQQTTLSYNRANNQPEDLAGLEQMDDIFLSSLLDDLPGAENAHKSFSFCSDSNGMLPTDSISTSTSLEAPSISSGVRSAGNSMYLQTHAFSPTVGSDKRVATTSQFNQCNSENKNFLPIKTARVFAPPEQSNRNGLVGEESSVEESVLHELEMVMKQLNEKTRICFRDSLYRLANNSNGNHTTQSQDGDEAMENEKPSSWTAQDETVRSGSNKGTESETNAIDRAIANLMFNEMDFNAQDLSGGASLDSKQEVTGATGQQADDAYRPQISHSHIHSLVPQDAEVPTLGEINMDVATDDDMHISFSSCNAGGKQKAPMREFESTTGF